One Ricinus communis isolate WT05 ecotype wild-type chromosome 1, ASM1957865v1, whole genome shotgun sequence DNA window includes the following coding sequences:
- the LOC8276386 gene encoding alpha-1,3/1,6-mannosyltransferase ALG2 isoform X1, with the protein MEKQRSSKLNIAIIHPDLGIGGAERLIVDAAVELASCGHNVHIFTAHHDNNRCFEETLAGTFPVTVYGSFLPRHIFYRLHAVCAYMRCIFVALCMLFLWPSFDIILADQVSIVIPLLKLKRSAKVVFYCHFPDLLLAQHTTVLRRLYRKPIDFVEEITTGMADMILVNSKFTASTFAKTFKRLHSRGIRPAVLYPAVNVDQFDKPHSSKLSFLSINRFERKKSIELAVSAFAMLHALDGHTFQNNNVADATLTIAGGYDKRLRENVEYLEELKMLAEREGVSHRVNFITSCSTTERNALLSQCLCVIYTPKDEHFGIVPLEAMAAYKPVIACNSGGPVETVIDGVTGFLCDSTPQSFSLAMAKFIQDPEMAKRMGEEAKQHVTESFSTKIFGQHLNKYIVNIASNKED; encoded by the exons ATGGAGAAACAAAGGAGTTCAAAATTGAATATCGCAATCATCCATCCGGATCTTGGTATag gTGGAGCGGAAAGATTAATTGTTGATGCGGCTGTAGAACTTGCCTCCTGTGGACACAATGTTCATATTTTTACAGCTCACCATGACAACAACCGATGTTTTGAGGAAACTCTTGCTG GTACCTTTCCAGTTACCGTATATGGCTCTTTTCTACCTCGGCACATATTTTACCGCCTACATGCTGTTTGTGCATATATGCGGTGTATCTTTGTCGCTCTTTGCATGCTGTTCCTGTGGCCATCATTTGATATCATACTGGCAGATCAGGTTTCTATTGTCATCCCATTGTTAAAGCTTAAAAGATCAGCAAAG GTGGTATTTTATTGTCATTTTCCCGATCTATTACTAGCTCAACACACAACTGTTCTCCGGAGGTTATATAGGAAACCTATTGACTTTGTAGAAGAAATTACAACTG GAATGGCAGATATGATACTTGTCAATAGCAAATTTACTGCATCTACCTTTGCAAAGACATTCAAGCGTCTCCATTCACGAGGAATTCGCCCTGCTGTTCTTTACCCAGCTGTCAATGTGGATCAATTTGACAAACCTCATTCTTCTAA ATTAAGTTTTCTATCCATCAACCGctttgaaaggaaaaagagtaTAGAGTTAGCAGTTTCAGCATTTGCTATGCTTCACGCCCTTGATGGCCAcacatttcaaaataataatgtagCTGATGCCACTTTGACCATTGCAG GTGGATATGATAAACGTCTCAGAGAAAATGTTGAATACTTGGAGGAACTTAAAATGTTGGCAGAAAGGGAAGGAGTGTCTCATCGGGTTAACTTCATCACATCTTGCTCAACAACTGAAAGAAATGCTCTTCTTTCCCAATGCCTGTGCGTTATTTATACGCCGAAG GATGAACACTTTGGCATTGTCCCACTGGAGGCAATGGCAGCATATAAGCCTGTTATTGCATGCAACAGCGGGGGTCCCGTGGAAACGGTGATAGATGGAGTAACGGGATTTCTTTGCGACTCTACTCCTCAATCATTCTCTTTAGCCATGGCGAAATTCATTCAGGATCCAGAGATGGCAAAGAGAATGGGTGAAGAGGCAAAGCAGCATGTAACCGAGTCATTTTCTACCAAGATTTTTGGCCAGCACTTGAACAAATACATTGTTAATATTGCTAGCAACAAGGAAGACTAA
- the LOC8276386 gene encoding alpha-1,3/1,6-mannosyltransferase ALG2 isoform X2, with protein sequence MEKQRSSKLNIAIIHPDLGIGGAERLIVDAAVELASCGHNVHIFTAHHDNNRCFEETLAGTFPVTVYGSFLPRHIFYRLHAVCAYMRCIFVALCMLFLWPSFDIILADQVVFYCHFPDLLLAQHTTVLRRLYRKPIDFVEEITTGMADMILVNSKFTASTFAKTFKRLHSRGIRPAVLYPAVNVDQFDKPHSSKLSFLSINRFERKKSIELAVSAFAMLHALDGHTFQNNNVADATLTIAGGYDKRLRENVEYLEELKMLAEREGVSHRVNFITSCSTTERNALLSQCLCVIYTPKDEHFGIVPLEAMAAYKPVIACNSGGPVETVIDGVTGFLCDSTPQSFSLAMAKFIQDPEMAKRMGEEAKQHVTESFSTKIFGQHLNKYIVNIASNKED encoded by the exons ATGGAGAAACAAAGGAGTTCAAAATTGAATATCGCAATCATCCATCCGGATCTTGGTATag gTGGAGCGGAAAGATTAATTGTTGATGCGGCTGTAGAACTTGCCTCCTGTGGACACAATGTTCATATTTTTACAGCTCACCATGACAACAACCGATGTTTTGAGGAAACTCTTGCTG GTACCTTTCCAGTTACCGTATATGGCTCTTTTCTACCTCGGCACATATTTTACCGCCTACATGCTGTTTGTGCATATATGCGGTGTATCTTTGTCGCTCTTTGCATGCTGTTCCTGTGGCCATCATTTGATATCATACTGGCAGATCAG GTGGTATTTTATTGTCATTTTCCCGATCTATTACTAGCTCAACACACAACTGTTCTCCGGAGGTTATATAGGAAACCTATTGACTTTGTAGAAGAAATTACAACTG GAATGGCAGATATGATACTTGTCAATAGCAAATTTACTGCATCTACCTTTGCAAAGACATTCAAGCGTCTCCATTCACGAGGAATTCGCCCTGCTGTTCTTTACCCAGCTGTCAATGTGGATCAATTTGACAAACCTCATTCTTCTAA ATTAAGTTTTCTATCCATCAACCGctttgaaaggaaaaagagtaTAGAGTTAGCAGTTTCAGCATTTGCTATGCTTCACGCCCTTGATGGCCAcacatttcaaaataataatgtagCTGATGCCACTTTGACCATTGCAG GTGGATATGATAAACGTCTCAGAGAAAATGTTGAATACTTGGAGGAACTTAAAATGTTGGCAGAAAGGGAAGGAGTGTCTCATCGGGTTAACTTCATCACATCTTGCTCAACAACTGAAAGAAATGCTCTTCTTTCCCAATGCCTGTGCGTTATTTATACGCCGAAG GATGAACACTTTGGCATTGTCCCACTGGAGGCAATGGCAGCATATAAGCCTGTTATTGCATGCAACAGCGGGGGTCCCGTGGAAACGGTGATAGATGGAGTAACGGGATTTCTTTGCGACTCTACTCCTCAATCATTCTCTTTAGCCATGGCGAAATTCATTCAGGATCCAGAGATGGCAAAGAGAATGGGTGAAGAGGCAAAGCAGCATGTAACCGAGTCATTTTCTACCAAGATTTTTGGCCAGCACTTGAACAAATACATTGTTAATATTGCTAGCAACAAGGAAGACTAA